One window from the genome of Grus americana isolate bGruAme1 chromosome 2, bGruAme1.mat, whole genome shotgun sequence encodes:
- the BAG1 gene encoding BAG family molecular chaperone regulator 1 isoform X2, producing MAAPGAPVTITVTYSNEKHSIQVASQQEDGEPTLQDMAVLIEQVTGVPVPFQKLIYKGKSLKELEQPLSVLGVKNGCKVMLIGKRNSPEEEAELKKLKDLEKSVEQIANKLEEVNKEFTSIQKGFLAKDLQAEALKQLDKRIKGTAEQFMKILEQIDAILLPLYVSKRLLGSIYF from the exons ATGGCGGCGCCCGGAGCTCCAGTTACCATCACCGTCACTTACA GTAATGAAAAACACAGTATTCAGGTTGCTTCTCAGCAAGAAGATGGTGAACCTACACTGCAAGACATGGCTGTACTTATTGAACAAGTCACTGGAGTTCCAGTTCCTTTTCAGAAGTTGATATATAAAG GGAAGTCTCTGAAAGAATTGGAACAGCCATTGTCAGTGCTTGGTGTTAAAAATGGTTGCAAAGTCATGTTGATTGGGAAAAGG AATAGTCCAGAAGAAGAAGCTGAATTAAAGAAGTTAAAAGATTTGGAGAAGTCTGTGGAGCAAATAGCTAATAAGTTAGAGGAAGTTAATAAAGAGTTCACAAGTATCCAGAAG GGATTTTTAGCAAAGGATCTTCAAGCAGAAGCACTAAAACAGCTGGACAAGAGGATAAAAGGAACTGcagagcagttcatgaagatcCTGGAACAGATTGATGCCATT CTTTTGCCCCTGTATGTCTCCAAAAGACTACTTGGCAGCATCTATTTCTAA